A DNA window from Hoplias malabaricus isolate fHopMal1 chromosome 5, fHopMal1.hap1, whole genome shotgun sequence contains the following coding sequences:
- the rps21 gene encoding small ribosomal subunit protein eS21 isoform X1, which produces MQNDAGEFVDLYVPRKCSASNRIIAAKDHASIQINIAEVDKATGRFNGQFKTYAICGAIRRMGEADDSLLRLAKNDSIVSKNI; this is translated from the exons ATGCAGAACGACGCTGGTGAATTCGTGGACCTCTACGTGCCCCGAAAATG CTCTGCTAGCAACAGAATCATTGCTGCGAAGGACCATGCCTCAATCCAGATCAACATTGCTGAG GTTGACAAAGCCACAGGCAGGTTTAATGGACAGTTCAAAACCTATGCCATCTGTGGTGCCATTCGTAGAATG GGTGAGGCTGATGACTCTCTCCTAAGGCTAGCAAAGAACGACAGTATTGTCTCAAA GAACATCTAA
- the rps21 gene encoding small ribosomal subunit protein eS21 isoform X2 encodes MQNDAGEFVDLYVPRKCSASNRIIAAKDHASIQINIAEVDKATGRFNGQFKTYAICGAIRRMGEADDSLLRLAKNDSIVSK; translated from the exons ATGCAGAACGACGCTGGTGAATTCGTGGACCTCTACGTGCCCCGAAAATG CTCTGCTAGCAACAGAATCATTGCTGCGAAGGACCATGCCTCAATCCAGATCAACATTGCTGAG GTTGACAAAGCCACAGGCAGGTTTAATGGACAGTTCAAAACCTATGCCATCTGTGGTGCCATTCGTAGAATG GGTGAGGCTGATGACTCTCTCCTAAGGCTAGCAAAGAACGACAGTATTGTCTCAAAGTAA